In Burkholderiales bacterium, the genomic window CATTTAGATCTGTCCATGCGATGCCGGGTGCTGCTTCCACAGCCCTCATAAGTGCAGTGGGGCCGACCATCATCCGTACGCGGCCCGCCTGTACAGTTCATCGTAAGGTCATCCCGGCTTCATCACATCTTCATGTAGCAAGCATAGCCTGACGTTGCGCTGTTGCACGGCGCACCGCCACCCGCCTGTTCGTTTTGATCGCGACTTTCAACCCGTGCATTTTAAATTGAATCAGATCATATCGTCTCCTCCGGTAGGTGCTGGTCATCTTGCTCCATGCGTATCCGTAAAGCCGTTACGCATCCGTTTACTTCCCGCTTAATCAAGGAGTCATTGGCTATGCAAGTCGAATCGATTTCACAGTTCACAAAGCGGTCAAAACCGCGGCTGGCAGGTTTACTGCTCGCCGGAATTTTTTGTATCAGCGCCACCCCGGCCTTCGCCGAAGATTCGAATTTCGGCCAGCATCAGAGCGCGCTGGCGGCCGGCGAAAGCATACCGACCGGTGTGGAGATCACGCCGAAAGCGGCAGCGGGCGCGATCTTCGAAGCGCTCAATCCGGATCTGCCCACGCGACCCGATTTCTTGGCCGGCCAGGCGGTGACTACGGCAGCCAGCCCCGACGGCAAAACGCTGCTGATTCTGACCAGCGGCTATAACCGCAACAACGGCCCCGACGGCAAGCGGGTTTCCGGAGAATCGAACGAGTACGTATTCATCTACGATATTTCCGGCAAGACGCCGGTCAAGCGCCAGGTCCTCCAGGTGCCCAACACGTTTTCCGGCATGGCGTGGAATCCCAGCGGGAAAGAGTTTTATGTTTCCGGCGGGCCCGATGACAACCTGCGCATTTATCTCGGGCAGGGCGGCGCATGGACGGAAGCGGCTGCGATCGCGCTCGGTCATGCCAAGCCCGGGCCCGGAGACCTCGGTGGCTTGTCGGATAACAACAAGCCGATCGCTGCCGGCGTGCGGTCAACGCAGCCGGAACGCGCCTGGTCGTCGCCAATCACGAGAACGACAGCATCAGCGTCATCGATCTCGTCAAGCGCGTAAAAATCGGTGAACTCGATTTGCGCTCCGGCAAGATCAACGCGGCTGACGTGGGCAAACCGGGCGGCGCTTATCCGTTCTGGGTCGCAATCAAAGGCGACGGCAAGGTCTATGTGACGAGCCAGCGCGATCGCGAAGTCGTGGTGGTCGACATCAGCGGCGAAAAGCCGGTGTTTCAAAAGCGCATCGCGGTTGGCGGCCAACCGAACAAGATGCTGCTGAATGCCGGGCAGAACCTGCTGTTCGTGGCCAACGGCAACAGCGATACGGTTTCCGCCATCGACACCGAGTCGGACCAGGTCATCGAGGAATTCGCTACCACGGCGCCGCGCGCGGTTTACCGCAACCGCGACAAGCTCAAGGGCAGCAATCCGAACAGCCTGGCGTTGACGCCCGATGAAAAGTTTTTGCTGGTGACCAACGGCGGCACCAATTCGGTCGCGGTTATCAAGCTCGATCGCAAACTGCGCAAAGCCGAAGCTGCCAAAGAGGACGATGACGACGAAGGCTACGAGGACGATGACGACGGGAAAGACGGCAAAAAACAGGGCGCGAGTCATAAGCCGCGAGCCAAGAGCCGCGTCATCGGGCTGATCCCGACCGGCCGTTATCCGAATTCGGTCAGCGTCAGCAAGAACGGTGAATGGCTGTACGTCGTCAACGGCAAGAGCAACGCCGGCCCGAATCCGGGCGCATGCCTCGATAACAATTCGATCGCCCCCGGCTCGACGGACAAGTGCAGAGCCAGCAACGATTACGTATGGCAATTGACCAAAGCCGGATTCCTCGCCATGCCGATGCCGACTGGCAACGAACTTGCGCGGCTCACCTGGCAGGTGGCAAAGAACAATCGTTTCCCGAAGACGGTGGAACACGATCAAAGCGCAAAAAAAATGGAATTCCTGCATGACAAGATCAAACATGTGATTTACGTCATCAAGGAAAACCGCACCTACGATCAGATCCTCGGCGATCTCGAGAAGGGCAATGGCGATCCGGGCCTGACCGTTTTCCCCGAACCGATCTCGCCCAATCACCATGCGTTGGCGCGCAACTTCGTAACGCTCGACAACTTCTTCGACAGCGGTGAAGTCAGCGGCGATGGCTGGAACTGGACGACCGCGGCGCGCACCACCGACTACACCGAGAAAACCGTGCCGTCTTCCTATGGCGGGCGCCGCAGCTTTACTTACGATTGGGAAGGCGACAACCGCGGCGTCAACGTGGATTTGTCCACGGTTGCCGAACGCAAGGCGGTCAACCCCAAGCTTCCCGACGACCCCGATCTGCTGCCGGGCAACGCTGACGTTGCCGCGCCCGACATCGAAGGCGAAGCGGGCGCGGGCTACCTGTGGGATGGCGCGTTGCGCGCCGGGCTCACGATCCGCAATTACGGCCTCTTCGGCGACAACATCAACGAGGTAACGCCGACGCCGTTCGCCGACGGTGTCAAGCAGATTGTCCCGACCAAAGCGGCGTTGCGCGACAACACCGATCTGTTCTTCCGCGGCTACGATCAGGATAACGCCGACTTCTATCTGTTCAAGGAATGGGAGCGTGAATTCGATCAGCACGTCAAGGAAGGCAAGCTGCCGAATCTGTCGTTCGTACGCTTCCCGCACGATCATTTCGTGCAATTTCAAGACCGCCAAGTTCGGCGTGAATACGCCGGATACGCAAATGGCCGACAACGATTACGCGACCGCGTTGCTGGTCGAAAAAATCGCGAAGAGCCCGTTCAAGGACAACACGCTGATTTTCATCATCGAGGACGACGCGCAGAACGGTCCTGATCACGTCGATGCGCATCGCAGCATCGCGTATGTGGTCGGCCCGTATGTTAAGCAGAAGGCGTTGATCTCGAAGCGTTACACCACAGTCAGCATGGTGCGGACCATAGAAGACATCCTCGGCATCGAGCCTTTGGGAATCACCGATGGTCTGGCCGAGCCGATGAGCGACGTGTTCGAGTACCAGGCCAAGCCGTGGGACTACAAGGCTATCGTTCCCGAAGTGCTGCGTACTACCGAACTACCGTTGCCCGCGAAAACCGCGAAGAACCAGTTGCCGTCGAGCAAGCGTAGCGTCGCATTTGCGAAACCCAGAGGCGACGTGGCGTGGTGGGAAAACGCGATGGCCGGGCAGGATTTCTCGACAGAAGACAAGCTCGACGAGCCGCGCTTCAACCGCGCTCTGTGGCAGGGGCTCAAGAACGGTGCGCCCTATCCGACGGTACGTCACGGCAACGACATGCGAAAAGATCGCAAGGCATTGCTGCGCAGGGAGATGGTCGGACGCAATTGAACGAAGCTCGTCCGGCGTAAGCGCCGGGTGATCTGAAAGTCGCAAGGAGAGGCGCCACGAGCGCCTCTCCTTTTGCCCTGGCTTACATGAGACCTCTTTGCAAACACGTGCTGTCATTGCGAGTAGCGGTCTTATGCGACAAAGCAATTTTGATCAGGACTTGCATCGGCAGGACAAGCAAGTTCTAGGAGACACAATTCATGCAGAGTCGAAAGATAAAATTGCGCGGCCGCCTTCGGCCGTTGATTGCCGCAGCACTGGCAGCACATCCGGCAGTAAATTCAGCTTATGCCCAGAACGCCGAACTACGTCTGCCCGAAATCGGCGTTACCGCCACGCGCGCCGAACGCGAAGTGTTTAAAACGCCGCAAGCGATCAATGTGATTACAAATCGCGAGGTCATCGAAAGCAATGCGGCGGCGACGCCTGATATTTTGCAAGGCGAAGCCGGCATCCTGATCCAGAAATCCAACACCGGCGGCGGCTCGCCGTTCATCCGCGGCCTGACCGGTAAGCAGGTGTTGCTGCTGGTCGATGGCGTGCGCGTCAACAACTCCTATTTTCGTTTTGGTCCGCATCAATATCTGAATACCATAGATCCCAACGTCATCGAGCGCATCGAGGTCGTGCGCGGCCCATCGTCGGTGCTGTACGGGAGCGATGCGCTGGGCGGCGTCATCAACGTCATCACCAAACGCCCGGGTCTATCGGCCAGGGGCGCTGCGACCGGAGGATTGGTTGCGCTGCGCGGGGCGACCGCGGACGAATCGTTAGCCGGGCGCGCGCAAGTCGAATATTCGGGCGACAGGTTGGGCGCGATCGGCGGCGTCAGCCTCAAGCATTTCGGCAACCTTGATGGCGGCGGTGACATCGGCGAACAAGAGCCCACGGCCTATGACGAAGCCGACGGCGACTTCAAGCTGAATTATCGATTGTCCGGCAATCAGGAGATCGTATTTGCGCAGCAATACATGCGTCAATACGACGTGCCGAAAACCAATGAAGTCGTGCTCGGCAGCGCCGCAAAATTCGACTACGAACCGCAAATCCGCTCCCTGACTTATCTCGAATACCACGCGGCCAAGCTCGTCAATCCGCTGTTCGATACAGTCAAGTTCAACCTGTCGTACAACCGTTTAAAGGAAGGCGAGCGGATTATTCAGCGCGCGACGCCCAACATCGAAACGCGCGAGCTGACCGATGTCGAAACGCCCGGCGTCGTCGCCCAGTTCAACAAGGATATCGCGGCATCGCACCGGCTGACGTATGGCGTCGATTACTACTACGATCGCTTCGACACCAGCAAGACGCGTCTGAATCTGGCTGCGGGAACCGCAACACCTATCGCTCCGGGAACGCCGGACGGAGCAACGTATGACAGCCTCGGGATTTATCTGCAGGATGAAATCAGGCTCGGCAGCCGGGCTGACCTGATCGCCGGCGTGCGCTACTCGCAATTCGAGGCCGACGGCGCGATCCAGGATCAGCAACTGAACTTATCGAACAGCAAAACGACCGGCAGCCTGCTCGGGCTGTATCGCGTGACGGAAAACCTGAATTTGGTCGGCGGGATATCGCAGGGTTATCGCGCGCCGAATATAGAAGATTTTTTTGGCCGCGTCGATTTTGCCACCGAAATCCCCAACCTCAATCTGCAGCCCGAAACTTCGTTGAACCGCGAACTCGGGTTCAAATATTTGTCCGGTTCGATGTTTGGAGACGTGCGTTATTTCTATAGCACCTACGAAGATCTGATTGCGCGCGTGACCGTCGCACCCGGTGTTCGGCAGCGGCAGAATTTGCGCGAGGCGACAATACAAGGGATCGAAACCAGCATCAGTTACGCGTTGCGCGGTGGCTGGGGAATACGCGGCGCGCTCGCTTACACACGCGGCCGGGACGACGTCACCGGCAACCCACTGCAGCGCATCCCGCCGCTGAACGGCAGCGCACATCTGCGGTATGCGCCGAGCCAGGAAACGTGGGCCGAGCTGTACAGCCTGTTTGCGCGAAAGCAGGACAGGTTGTCGCCGGAAGACCTAACCGATCCGCGCATTCCAGAAGGCGGAACGCCGGGCTATGCGACCATCAATTTTTCTGTAGGCTATCGCCCCGCGGCAAATCAGGAACTGATCGGGACCGTCGAAAACATTGCGGACAAAAAATACAAG contains:
- a CDS encoding bifunctional YncE family protein/alkaline phosphatase family protein, giving the protein MGKPGGAYPFWVAIKGDGKVYVTSQRDREVVVVDISGEKPVFQKRIAVGGQPNKMLLNAGQNLLFVANGNSDTVSAIDTESDQVIEEFATTAPRAVYRNRDKLKGSNPNSLALTPDEKFLLVTNGGTNSVAVIKLDRKLRKAEAAKEDDDDEGYEDDDDGKDGKKQGASHKPRAKSRVIGLIPTGRYPNSVSVSKNGEWLYVVNGKSNAGPNPGACLDNNSIAPGSTDKCRASNDYVWQLTKAGFLAMPMPTGNELARLTWQVAKNNRFPKTVEHDQSAKKMEFLHDKIKHVIYVIKENRTYDQILGDLEKGNGDPGLTVFPEPISPNHHALARNFVTLDNFFDSGEVSGDGWNWTTAARTTDYTEKTVPSSYGGRRSFTYDWEGDNRGVNVDLSTVAERKAVNPKLPDDPDLLPGNADVAAPDIEGEAGAGYLWDGALRAGLTIRNYGLFGDNINEVTPTPFADGVKQIVPTKAALRDNTDLFFRGYDQDNADFYLFKEWEREFDQHVKEGKLPNLSFVRFPHDHFVQFQDRQVRREYAGYANGRQRLRDRVAGRKNREEPVQGQHADFHHRGRRAERS
- a CDS encoding TonB-dependent receptor, translated to MQSRKIKLRGRLRPLIAAALAAHPAVNSAYAQNAELRLPEIGVTATRAEREVFKTPQAINVITNREVIESNAAATPDILQGEAGILIQKSNTGGGSPFIRGLTGKQVLLLVDGVRVNNSYFRFGPHQYLNTIDPNVIERIEVVRGPSSVLYGSDALGGVINVITKRPGLSARGAATGGLVALRGATADESLAGRAQVEYSGDRLGAIGGVSLKHFGNLDGGGDIGEQEPTAYDEADGDFKLNYRLSGNQEIVFAQQYMRQYDVPKTNEVVLGSAAKFDYEPQIRSLTYLEYHAAKLVNPLFDTVKFNLSYNRLKEGERIIQRATPNIETRELTDVETPGVVAQFNKDIAASHRLTYGVDYYYDRFDTSKTRLNLAAGTATPIAPGTPDGATYDSLGIYLQDEIRLGSRADLIAGVRYSQFEADGAIQDQQLNLSNSKTTGSLLGLYRVTENLNLVGGISQGYRAPNIEDFFGRVDFATEIPNLNLQPETSLNRELGFKYLSGSMFGDVRYFYSTYEDLIARVTVAPGVRQRQNLREATIQGIETSISYALRGGWGIRGALAYTRGRDDVTGNPLQRIPPLNGSAHLRYAPSQETWAELYSLFARKQDRLSPEDLTDPRIPEGGTPGYATINFSVGYRPAANQELIGTVENIADKKYKTHGSGVFAPGINLIVSYLVRF